In Chloroflexaceae bacterium, the DNA window TACGTCCTTTTCCCGGACGCTTTCGTTGAGTTTGACAAAAATGTTCTCATTCGCAAACTTGACAATCGTCGCATCTCCCAACGGTACGCCAACCCGCTCACAGATCGCCTGAGCAAGGGGGATATTTCCATTGCCCGAGAAGATCCGCATCTCATCAAAGCGACTGCCCATGGCGCCTCCCTGCACGCTTGCAAGCTCCGCTGACAGCTCGTCGGAGGATGGAGAAACGTTGGTTCCCCATGACCCCGCCAGAATTGTAGCATCCTCACCGAGAGTTCCTGCCGGTTGCCCGGAGCGCCGAAATCGTGAAGAAAAACTCCCGAAATTGGTATGGACGTGGTGCGATCTTTTCGCTATACTACCCTATACAAGATAACGACGCATGCCGACCATGGCGGCGCGAAGTCCGTAGCGGCCTGATGAACGATGGCGGTGAGCTGGTTCTCGTTAGAGCGGCCTCCCTCCAGTCCCAATCCGTTCAGATGAACGTTTCAGGCCAGTAGGTCGAAAGGAACCCCTGCTATGAGCGCACTCGTTTTCCTTGCTATCGCCATCGTTCTCGCCCTGGTCTCCGTTGCGGCGCTGCGCGAAGTCCAGCACGCGCCCGCGCGCGTCGTTATCGAGCCAGATACGCTGCTGCGCCGGCGTCGTCGCTAGGGCGGCTCCTCCGGGCGCTCCGTACCGGCATCACCGTGAGGTTTCCTGCGTCTACACCCAGCTACTCGGAATCGAACTGGCATCCGACGTTTTCCCGGACTTCTCCCCTTCACTCGTGCGCCTGGCGTTCACAGGCCAGGCAGTGGGCTCGCTGTAGACCTGGATGGCGATTCTCTATACCGCAAGGCGGCCGTGGAACTTCCACCGCCGCCTTCTCGTCTGTATAGCAGGCCTGTATCTCTGCGCCGGCAGGTCAACCTTCTTGAGTAATGCTCGAACGGTAGCGTGTCTCGCGAGGAGCGCCGGTTGTGTCCCGATCCTTCCGTCGTTTGCTCCCCATTCTACTGATTGCACCGATCTTGACTGCCACCCTGGCACAGACGGGCCGCGCCGCACCCGTCGCCGCAGAGACGATCAGCCTCACTGCCCGGCCCGCCTATGAGGGGCTGTTTCGCCCCAACCACTGGATGCCGATCATTGTTGAACTGGCCAACGAGGGCCCTGGCCGGATCGTAGAGGTGCGCGTCAGCAGCCGCGAGGGCGCCCGCTACACGACCGTCGTCGAGTTGCCGAACCGCGGGCGTAAAGCAGTTCCCATTTATGTCTACCTGACTCCCGCTTCGCGGCGGCTGCGGGTGCAGGCGCTCGACGCGGGCCAGGAACTCGCCGCCACGAACCTGCAACTCCCCCCGCTCAATCCTCGGGCCCGTTACGTCGCCATCGTCGGTCCAAACGACGCGCCGGTGAACCTGGCCGCGCGTCTGTCCGGCGGGGACGTGCTCGTCCCGGTTACGCTGCGTCCCGGAAACTTCCCTGAGCACGGCCTCGGCCTCAGTGTGTTTGAGACGATCATTCTGGAAGATGCGTCTACTGAGAAGTTGAACGACCGGCAGCGCGTAGCGCTTAGCGAGTGGGTGCTCCGGGGCGGCCAGTTGATCCTCGGCGGCGGAGATGGACTGCAACGCACCCTGGCCGGCCTGCCTGAGACTCTGCGAACAGTAACGGTGACCGCAGTCGAGCCGGTGGCCGCCACGTCGCTGTTCGGCGCCGCTGCCGGAGCCGGCTCGGTGCCGCTGGCCCGCCTGAAACCTCTGCAACGGGCTGGCGCCCCTTCTCCCTATGCCGTACCGCTCGTCCCCGGCGCGAATGTGAGCGCCCTGGAGCAGAGCCTGGGGCGCGGCGCGATCACCGTGACCCCATGGCCGCTGGTCCATCCGGCGGTCCGGGCGTGGGTCGAGGCCCCGGAGGCGTGGGAGGTGTTGCTGCGCCCTCTCGTGCCGCCGCCGCCGGGCTTCGAGGCTCAGGCCACGCACCCCGACAGCTTCCTCGAAAGCAGTCTGGCCGCCAGTCTCACCAGCCTGCCGGTCCTGGAGTTTCCCCCCCTCGGGTTGCTGGCCGGACTGGTGCTGGCCTACATTATCCTGGTAGGTCCGGTCACCTATCTGGTACTGCGCCGCTTCGACCGGCAGGCCTGGGGCTGGATCGCGGTTCCGGCGGTTACCCTCGTCTTTGCCGGGTTGACCTATGGCGTCGGCTACGCCCGGCGCGGCGGCGACGTGCTGCTGGCCTCGGTCAACCTGGTCGAGACATTCGACGGCGATGCGGCCCGTTTGCGTTCCTTCATCGGGCTGTTCTCCCCCGAACGGCGGATGTACAGTCTGCGCGTCGCGGCAGCGAACGACGCCGCTCCACTGCTGCGCCCGGTCTCCATCCAGGGGCCGTGGGATCCGTCCACGGCCGGCGGCGGCGTGTTTCTCCAGGAAGGCGGCGCGGGCGCGCAAGCGCACTCCTTCGAGGTGGCCCAGTGGTCCATGCGCGCGGTGACGACCGATGTGATTACCAGCTCGATGGGCCTCGCCGCCCAGCTCACCATTGCAGGCGACGAGCTGCGCGGCGAGGTCGAGAACCAGGGCGATCAGGCGCTGCTGGATGTAGCCCTGGTGCAGGGCGACCGGGTGGCGCGCCTGGGCGATCTGGCGCCAGGCGAGCGCCGCAGCGCCGTGCTTCGACGCCAGCGCCTGGGCCAGCCTGGTCTGCTCGGGCCGGTCTTCCCGCTGGGGTACCTGATCTACCACGAAGAGATCGACCAACAGGGTCAGTCTGGCGTCCAGCCGATCCCTGCCTATGTGCAGCAGCGCATCCGCATTCTCGACGCGTACTACAGCTATGGCCTGTCGCTTCGGAACGGTCAGCCTCTGGTCATTGCCTGGCAGCGCGCGCCAGCTCTGGCGGCGAACCTCGACGCGACGCGAACCACCGCCCAGCACACGACGCTCATCACTGCTACGCCGCAGATACGGTTTGTCGGCAATACGGTGACGCTGGGGCGAGGGTGGCTGGCGACCCGCTTCGAGAGCGCCGCCACCGTCACCTGCACGGGCGGCCAGGGTCTGGGCCTGCTGGTGCGCTCCGAGCCGGCGGTGATGAGCCTGGTGCTGCCCCGCGACCTGTACGGCTTGCGTCCGGAGGCGCTGACCCTGGAAACCGGCGCCGATGGTCCCTGGCAAAACACCACCGTGATTGAACTGTACAACTGGGACGCGGGCGTCTGGGAAGCGCAAACGCTGACGCACCGTTCGCAGCCCATCGAGGCCCCGGAGCGCTTCCTGAGCAGCAACGGGGTTATTCGCGTGCGATTAAGCAACCCTCTGGGCAATGCTGGCGGATGTATCTACGTAGATGCCACACTGAAGGGAAGCCTGCCATGACCCCGGCGATCGAAACGGTCAATCTCACCCGGCGCTACGGCCGCACGTTGGCTCTCGACCATCTAAACCTGACGGTGGCACGGGGGAGCATTTACGGCTTTATCGGCCCCAACGGCGCCGGCAAGACCACTACCCTGCGCCTGCTCGCCGGGCTGATTGAGCCGACCTCCGGGGAAGTGCGGCTCATGGGCCAGCGGCTCATCCCCGGCGGCGGCCAGCGCCTGGTGGGCTACATGCCCGACTTCTTTGGCGTCTACGACGATCTGCGGGTCTGGGAATACCTCGATTTCTTCGCCCGCTGCTACGGACTGGACGCGGCGCGCCGCCGCCGGACGGTGGACGAACTGCTCAGTCTGGTGGATCTCGCCGATCGGCGCAACGCCTATGTGCAGAGCCTGTCGCGGGGCATGCAGCAACGGCTCTGCCTGGCCCACGCCCTGGTGCACGATCCGCCCGTGTTGCTGCTCGACGAACCGGCGAGCGGTCTGGACCCGCGGGCGCGCGTGGAGCTGCGGGAATTGCTGCGCACCCTGCGGGACATGGGCAAGACGGTGGTAGTTAGTTCGCACATTTTGAGCGAGCTGGCCGAGGTGTGCAACGAGATCGGGATCATTGACAGCGGGAAGATGGTGGTCAGCGGGCCGGTGGAGACGGTGCGCCGGCAGTTGGAAGGAAGCGCCCGGCTGCGCATCCGCGTGCTGCGGGGCCTGGAGACAGCGCAGACCCTGCTACAGCAACTGGCGGCCGCGCCAGAGGAGGGCCTGCCGCGGCTGCGGGGCGTGCGGGCCGATCCCTCCGACGCGGCAGTAGTGCTGGTTGAGGTGGAGGAAAGCGACGAAGAGCGGCAGGCGGCGCTGCTGACGCGCCTGGTGCAGGCGGGGGTGGTGGTAAGCGAGTTTCGAGCGCAGGCGGAGAACCTGGAGGAGCTGTTCCTGCGCCTGACAGCGGCGGAGTAGTATCATTTCGGATTGGGGATTTTGGATTTCGGATTGCTGAATATGGCGTCCCGATCAAACCTGGCGCTGACGCGCCTACACGCTGTGTAGCAGGAAGTTGGAAGTATGCAGGGAATACGCCTCCAGAGACCACAACTGAACCCGATCATCGTGCGCGAGGCGCGCACACGCATGCGGGGCGCGCGGCCCTATGTGGTTCTGACCGTATTTCTCACGCTACTGGCCCTGACCGGAGCGGGGATCTTTCAATTGATGGCGCAACAGGCGCGCTTCGGCGGCGTGCTCCTGAGCGCCCAGGTGGGTCAGGGATTATTCAAGGGCCTGGCCTTTGTGGAGTTGCTGCTCGTCGTATTTCTGGCCCCGGCGATGACCAGCGGAGCCATCAGCAGTGAGCGGGAAGGATTGACCTACGATATGCTCATAGCCACGCCCCTGCGGCCTGAGCAGATATTATGGGGCAAACTGGTGGCGGCGCTGGGTTACCTGTTCATGCTGATCTTTGCCGCCGTGCCGGTGTTCAGCGTTGTCTTTGTGTTTGGCGGCGTCGAGCCTCTGGCCCTGTTGAAGGCGCTGGCGCTTCTGGTCATGACAACGATCTTCTTCGGGACGCTGGGCCTGTTTTGTTCGGCCCTGCTGCAGCGGACCACGCTGGCAACGGTGGTGGCCTACGCCCTGGTGTTGCTGCTGCTGGCCGTGCCGCTGCTGCTCGCGACCGTCTGGGAGCGATTTACGATGCCGCCGGGGCAGGCGCCGCCGCCGGCGCTGGTGTACCTGCAACCCTTCAGCGCGCTGACAGCGATCACCACGTTCACACCATCGGATGACCAGGCGATGAACTTCTTCGGCTACGGCGATCCCCTGAGCGGCCTGCCGTTTTTGACCATGTTGTGGCCCGGGGTCATCCTCTCCGGGCCGGGAGGCCCGATGGTAGCGCCGATCTACCGGGCAACACTGATCTTCTACGCCATGCTGACGGTGCTACTCGGCTGGATGACGACGCACCTGATAGTGCCGGGGCGGCGCTGGCGCCCGCGCGGGAGCGATCTGGGGTTTGCGCTGCTGCTGCTGGCGATGGGGCTGGCAGCCTACGTCTGGCGCGACTGGTGGCACGTGACTCCGCCGCGTGCGGGGTGAGCGATTTCACGCAGGAACACCTCAGGATTGAGGGCAGGAGAATCCGGCTTTCCCGCGATGCCAGCGGCGGCCTCAGTCGCGCTGAAGGCCGCGGCTCAGGATTGAGGGCGGGAGAATCCGGCTTTCCCGCCCTCTACCAGCCACCGGGAAGAGAAACCTTCAGAGCAGGCTGCGCAGCACTCCTACGACGCGCCCCTGGATGCGCACGTTCTCAGGGGAGGTATAAATTGGTTCCATGGTGCTGTTGGCCGGCTGAAGACGAACCCGGTTGCCCTCCAGGTAAAACTTCTTGAGGGTCACCGCGTTTTCATCAATCAGCCACGCGGCGACCATCTGGCCGTTCTCGGCCTTCTCCTGGTGGCGCAGGAGCACAATGTCACCATCGTCAATCAGCGCGTCAATCATAG includes these proteins:
- a CDS encoding ABC transporter permease subunit, translated to MQGIRLQRPQLNPIIVREARTRMRGARPYVVLTVFLTLLALTGAGIFQLMAQQARFGGVLLSAQVGQGLFKGLAFVELLLVVFLAPAMTSGAISSEREGLTYDMLIATPLRPEQILWGKLVAALGYLFMLIFAAVPVFSVVFVFGGVEPLALLKALALLVMTTIFFGTLGLFCSALLQRTTLATVVAYALVLLLLAVPLLLATVWERFTMPPGQAPPPALVYLQPFSALTAITTFTPSDDQAMNFFGYGDPLSGLPFLTMLWPGVILSGPGGPMVAPIYRATLIFYAMLTVLLGWMTTHLIVPGRRWRPRGSDLGFALLLLAMGLAAYVWRDWWHVTPPRAG
- a CDS encoding ABC transporter ATP-binding protein, translating into MTPAIETVNLTRRYGRTLALDHLNLTVARGSIYGFIGPNGAGKTTTLRLLAGLIEPTSGEVRLMGQRLIPGGGQRLVGYMPDFFGVYDDLRVWEYLDFFARCYGLDAARRRRTVDELLSLVDLADRRNAYVQSLSRGMQQRLCLAHALVHDPPVLLLDEPASGLDPRARVELRELLRTLRDMGKTVVVSSHILSELAEVCNEIGIIDSGKMVVSGPVETVRRQLEGSARLRIRVLRGLETAQTLLQQLAAAPEEGLPRLRGVRADPSDAAVVLVEVEESDEERQAALLTRLVQAGVVVSEFRAQAENLEELFLRLTAAE